A section of the Capsicum annuum cultivar UCD-10X-F1 unplaced genomic scaffold, UCD10Xv1.1 ctg23574, whole genome shotgun sequence genome encodes:
- the LOC124890737 gene encoding kunitz trypsin inhibitor 3-like: MKTILILLFLSLAIILPLSALATCATNDTLDNQLLINVLDTNGNPLNKSSRYWITPVYYTMNGGGVRVVNLGSDLKQTTMCPTSVVQSHSPSDNGIAVYFTPKNPKYEKIVVSTPLNIQFYFDYPLCRNLTVWKVDNLVTELPHTISTGAKLGNPNDLSSWFQIKPLGRNYKLVFCLQGTSYCQNIGIVPQSGYHRLVLSKNPKPFVFKLDDRIGMAAEA; this comes from the coding sequence ATGAAGACCATATTAATATTACTCTTTCTCTCCCTTGCAATAATCCTTCCCTTGTCAGCCTTGGCAACTTGCGCCACCAATGACACTCTCGACAACCAACTATTGATAAATGTACTCGATACTAATGGTAATCCCCTCAACAAAAGCAGTAGGTACTGGATAACTCCGGTCTACTACACTATGAACGGTGGAGGCGTACGTGTTGTTAATCTTGGTAGTGATCTAAAACAAACCACTATGTGTCCTACATCTGTAGTACAATCTCACTCCCCTTCAGACAATGGTATCGCGGTTTATTTTACACCTAAGAATCCTAAATATGAAAAGATTGTGGTGTCCACTCCGTTAAACATCCAGTTCTATTTTGATTATCCTTTGTGTAGGAACCTAACCGTGTGGAAGGTTGACAACCTTGTAACGGAATTGCCACACACCATAAGCACAGGTGCAAAGTTGGGAAATCCCAACGATTTGAGCAGTTGGTTCCAAATTAAGCCTCTAGGTAGAAATTATAAGCTAGTGTTCTGTCTCCAAGGCACTAGTTATTGCCAAAACATTGGAATCGTCCCCCAAAGTGGATATCATCGTTTGGTTCTCTCAAAGAACCCAAAGCCCTTTGTGTTCAAACTGGATGATAGAATTGGAATGGCCGCCGAAGCATGA